One candidate division WOR-3 bacterium genomic region harbors:
- a CDS encoding FMN-binding glutamate synthase family protein translates to MPTFTRLNASAATLTKNRTEDSRTHISGMCVTCVDGCIGMCEIGKSAYRGAEVIYPQPFGIITTASEKNYPVDYSHFTIQGTAVGAHGIEADSDKAIFPNVNLEQRIGHDKGIKVKLPFVIPGLGSTQIAQNNWEGLAVGAAITGTIVTIGENVCGMDVRSEIKNGRIVHSPELERRVRLFMDWQRNGYGAVVLQANVEDTRLGVQEYAIEKLGVQVVELKWGQGAKDIGGEVKIKDLKKAQLLKQRGYVVLPDPEDPEVIKAFERGVFHEFERHSRVGMVTEESFMKRVEELRKAGAKYVFLKTGAYRPADLARAVKFSSKAKIDMLTVDGAGGGTGMSPWRMMNEWGVPTVELHSLLYRYCDILAKKGEYLPTIAIAGGFTFEDQIFKGLALGAPYFHMIGMARGPLAAAMVGKTIGKRIKDGDIPVYIERFGQTIDEIFVTAPELRKEYGDQFDEIPPGAIGLYTYYQRLAQGLRQLMCGARKFALQYITRDDIAALTKEAAEISGITYVMDADKEEAEKILNS, encoded by the coding sequence ATGCCAACATTTACCAGATTAAATGCATCAGCAGCAACATTAACTAAAAACCGAACCGAAGATTCAAGAACTCATATTAGTGGAATGTGTGTTACTTGTGTTGATGGTTGTATTGGAATGTGCGAAATTGGAAAATCGGCTTATCGAGGCGCTGAGGTAATCTATCCCCAACCTTTCGGTATTATCACAACCGCATCTGAAAAAAATTATCCGGTTGACTATTCGCATTTTACAATTCAAGGAACCGCAGTCGGTGCTCATGGGATTGAAGCGGATTCAGATAAAGCAATCTTCCCTAATGTCAATTTAGAACAACGAATTGGACATGACAAAGGCATTAAAGTCAAATTGCCTTTTGTTATTCCCGGACTGGGTTCAACGCAAATTGCGCAAAATAATTGGGAAGGATTAGCGGTCGGTGCGGCAATTACCGGAACCATTGTTACGATTGGGGAAAATGTCTGCGGTATGGATGTTAGGTCAGAAATTAAAAACGGAAGAATTGTTCACTCACCGGAATTAGAAAGAAGAGTTAGACTCTTTATGGACTGGCAGAGAAATGGCTACGGCGCAGTCGTCTTGCAAGCCAATGTTGAAGATACCCGTTTAGGTGTCCAAGAATACGCAATCGAAAAATTAGGTGTTCAAGTGGTTGAATTAAAATGGGGTCAAGGTGCAAAAGATATTGGCGGCGAAGTTAAAATCAAAGACTTGAAAAAAGCACAATTACTAAAACAACGCGGTTATGTGGTTTTGCCTGACCCTGAAGACCCAGAAGTTATTAAAGCATTTGAGCGCGGTGTGTTCCATGAATTCGAACGCCATTCGCGAGTTGGTATGGTTACCGAAGAAAGTTTTATGAAACGAGTTGAAGAATTGCGTAAAGCCGGTGCCAAATATGTCTTCTTAAAGACCGGTGCTTATCGACCAGCCGATTTAGCCCGAGCCGTAAAATTTTCTTCTAAAGCCAAGATTGATATGTTAACCGTTGACGGTGCCGGTGGCGGCACAGGAATGAGTCCCTGGCGGATGATGAATGAATGGGGTGTGCCCACAGTTGAATTACACTCCTTGTTATATCGCTACTGTGATATTTTAGCCAAAAAAGGCGAATATCTGCCAACAATTGCGATTGCGGGTGGTTTTACATTTGAAGACCAGATTTTCAAAGGATTAGCCCTGGGTGCACCTTACTTCCATATGATTGGTATGGCACGAGGTCCGCTTGCCGCAGCCATGGTTGGTAAAACTATTGGTAAACGCATTAAAGACGGTGACATTCCAGTCTACATTGAAAGATTCGGGCAAACTATTGATGAGATCTTTGTTACGGCTCCAGAATTAAGAAAAGAATACGGTGACCAATTTGACGAAATTCCACCAGGTGCAATTGGACTTTATACCTATTATCAGAGATTGGCACAAGGATTAAGACAACTAATGTGCGGTGCTCGTAAGTTCGCATTACAATATATCACCCGTGATGATATTGCAGCCTTAACTAAAGAAGCCGCAGAAATTTCCGGCATTACTTATGTGATGGATGCGGATAAAGAAGAAGCCGAAAAAATCCTGAACTCATAA
- a CDS encoding 2Fe-2S iron-sulfur cluster-binding protein, giving the protein MPKIRINGIDFEFDKGTTLLEAAKFLGLEIPTLCYNEGLNPYGACRLCVVEIAYANNPNNTKLVSSCTYPVEDNLIVRTHSKRVMQTRRLLLEMYLATCPQSKIIQDLASKWEVTQCRFRNIRYDDCIYCGLCVRMCAEQMDGRAISFVQRGYKRKITTPFDKKSEVCRLCGGCIYICPACQARCQGPDEKEPICNACVSENPPCLEAWEDMKCYMDPCAWCEQEKRDNIKK; this is encoded by the coding sequence ATGCCCAAAATTAGAATTAATGGAATTGATTTTGAATTTGATAAAGGAACAACTTTATTAGAAGCAGCAAAGTTTTTAGGCTTAGAAATTCCCACGCTTTGCTATAATGAAGGACTCAATCCTTATGGTGCTTGTCGACTCTGTGTGGTTGAGATTGCTTATGCTAATAATCCTAATAACACGAAATTAGTCTCATCTTGCACTTATCCCGTGGAAGATAATTTAATTGTTCGCACGCATTCCAAACGTGTAATGCAAACGCGCAGATTGTTACTGGAAATGTATTTAGCAACCTGCCCGCAATCGAAAATCATTCAGGATTTAGCCTCTAAATGGGAGGTAACTCAATGTCGGTTTAGAAATATTAGATATGATGATTGTATCTATTGTGGTTTATGCGTGCGAATGTGTGCCGAACAGATGGATGGCAGGGCAATTAGTTTTGTCCAAAGAGGCTATAAACGGAAAATTACGACGCCATTTGATAAAAAATCTGAAGTCTGTCGACTTTGCGGTGGTTGTATCTATATCTGCCCAGCCTGTCAAGCGCGTTGTCAAGGACCAGATGAAAAAGAACCGATTTGTAATGCTTGTGTTTCAGAAAATCCACCTTGTCTTGAAGCCTGGGAAGATATGAAATGTTATATGGACCCATGTGCTTGGTGTGAACAAGAAAAAAGAGACAATATAAAGAAATGA
- the nuoF gene encoding NADH-quinone oxidoreductase subunit NuoF, with protein MKKLNSAKDLEKFIQKAKEKQHLELPTIVVSSGTCGRARGSEKVFKTFEKLIKRKNLKDKLNLRSSGCHGFCEAEPNVIIFPGGANGNKPIFYQKLTPEDVEAVIEKTVLNNEIIDRLRYEDPLTKQKFTYYDEIPFYKKQYRLISGNNVFVDPTDINDYFAIGGYRALAKALTMSPEDIIAEVKKSGLRGRGGAGFPTGLKWEFCRKQKGDEKYIICNADEGDPGAYMDRSLLEGNPHCVIEGMIIGGYAIGAKQGIVYVRTEYPLAIENLKIALDQAKKSGLLGENILGSGFNFDITIARGAGAFVCGEETALIASIEGRIGEPRQRPPYPAEKGLWGKPTNINNVETWGTIPTIINQGAEKFSAIGTEKSKGTKIFSLVGKVRNTGLVEVPMGITLREIIFDIGGGIPENKQFKAVQTGGPSGGCMPKELLDLQIDYEGLTAAGSMMGSGGMIVMDENTCMVDVAKYFLNFLRDESCGKCFSCREGTQRMYEIVSDITEGKGQEGDIEFLKEVAQMVKDASMCGLGQTAANPVLSTLRYFEDEYLAHIKDKKCPAGVCKTLIKYLILPDKCTGCMKCIKVCPQNAISGERKKVHTINQELCIKCGICKDTCPFKAIIIE; from the coding sequence ATGAAAAAACTTAATTCAGCAAAAGATTTAGAAAAATTTATCCAAAAAGCCAAAGAAAAACAACATCTCGAACTGCCAACAATTGTTGTCAGTTCAGGAACTTGTGGTCGAGCGCGCGGTTCAGAAAAAGTCTTTAAGACTTTTGAAAAGTTAATTAAAAGAAAAAATCTTAAGGACAAACTAAATCTTCGAAGTAGTGGTTGTCACGGCTTCTGTGAAGCCGAGCCCAATGTGATAATCTTTCCCGGTGGTGCTAACGGTAATAAGCCAATTTTCTACCAGAAATTGACTCCAGAAGATGTTGAGGCAGTTATTGAAAAAACTGTTCTTAATAATGAAATTATTGACCGACTTCGATACGAAGACCCTTTGACGAAGCAGAAGTTTACTTATTACGATGAGATTCCATTTTATAAAAAGCAGTATCGTTTAATTTCCGGTAACAATGTCTTTGTTGACCCAACTGATATAAATGACTATTTTGCGATAGGTGGTTATCGAGCCTTGGCAAAAGCCCTGACGATGAGCCCGGAAGATATTATCGCCGAAGTAAAAAAATCGGGTTTAAGAGGCCGTGGTGGTGCTGGTTTTCCCACTGGCCTTAAATGGGAATTCTGCCGAAAACAAAAAGGTGACGAAAAATATATTATCTGTAATGCAGACGAAGGCGACCCAGGGGCTTATATGGACCGAAGTTTATTAGAAGGTAATCCGCACTGTGTGATTGAAGGTATGATTATTGGTGGTTATGCGATTGGTGCTAAACAAGGTATTGTCTATGTTCGGACAGAATATCCGTTAGCAATTGAAAACCTCAAAATTGCTTTGGACCAGGCAAAAAAATCTGGTCTGTTAGGCGAGAATATTTTGGGTTCAGGTTTTAATTTTGATATTACGATTGCTCGGGGTGCTGGTGCGTTTGTCTGTGGTGAAGAGACCGCTTTGATTGCTTCCATTGAAGGCAGAATTGGCGAACCCAGACAGAGACCGCCATATCCGGCAGAAAAAGGTCTTTGGGGAAAGCCGACTAATATCAATAATGTTGAAACTTGGGGAACAATTCCAACCATAATTAATCAAGGCGCAGAAAAATTTTCTGCAATTGGCACCGAAAAAAGTAAAGGCACAAAAATCTTTTCTTTAGTGGGCAAAGTAAGAAATACTGGTTTAGTTGAAGTGCCTATGGGTATTACGCTAAGAGAAATTATCTTTGATATTGGTGGCGGTATTCCTGAAAATAAACAATTCAAAGCCGTGCAAACCGGCGGTCCTTCTGGTGGTTGTATGCCTAAAGAACTGTTAGACTTACAAATTGATTATGAAGGTTTAACTGCCGCAGGCTCAATGATGGGCTCAGGTGGAATGATTGTAATGGATGAGAATACCTGTATGGTCGATGTTGCCAAATACTTCTTAAACTTTTTACGAGATGAATCCTGTGGAAAATGTTTTTCGTGTCGGGAAGGCACGCAACGAATGTATGAGATTGTTTCGGATATAACTGAAGGTAAAGGTCAAGAAGGTGATATTGAATTCTTAAAAGAAGTTGCTCAAATGGTAAAAGATGCGTCAATGTGTGGCTTAGGTCAGACGGCGGCTAATCCCGTGCTTTCAACTCTTCGCTATTTTGAAGACGAATATCTGGCACACATTAAAGATAAAAAGTGTCCGGCTGGTGTATGTAAAACGCTCATAAAATATCTGATATTACCGGATAAATGCACGGGCTGTATGAAATGTATCAAAGTTTGTCCGCAAAATGCGATTTCAGGCGAACGGAAAAAAGTCCACACGATTAATCAGGAATTATGTATTAAATGTGGAATCTGCAAAGATACTTGCCCCTTTAAGGCAATAATCATAGAATAG
- the nuoE gene encoding NADH-quinone oxidoreductase subunit NuoE, translating to MKTQISTTDIESIDLEKVNEIIDGYGNKRSALIAILQDIQDMFHYLPESALCEVAKRLNIPLSEVYSVATFFRAFSLVPRGKHTCTVCMGTACHVRGAPRILEEFERRLNIKAGETTPDRQFSLESVNCLGCCAIGPVVVIDKDYYGQMNTNRVPKLIQQYQTKSKR from the coding sequence TTGAAGACTCAAATATCAACAACAGACATTGAATCAATTGATTTAGAAAAAGTTAACGAAATCATCGATGGTTATGGTAATAAACGAAGTGCATTAATTGCAATTCTGCAAGATATTCAAGATATGTTTCATTATCTTCCTGAATCGGCTTTATGCGAGGTAGCTAAGAGATTAAATATTCCCTTATCTGAAGTCTATAGTGTGGCGACTTTCTTCCGAGCCTTTAGTTTAGTGCCACGGGGCAAACACACTTGCACTGTTTGTATGGGAACTGCTTGTCATGTTCGTGGCGCGCCAAGGATTTTAGAAGAGTTTGAGCGACGGCTCAATATCAAAGCCGGCGAAACTACGCCTGACCGCCAATTCAGTTTAGAAAGTGTTAACTGTCTTGGTTGTTGTGCCATCGGACCCGTGGTAGTAATTGATAAAGACTATTATGGTCAGATGAACACAAATCGAGTACCGAAATTGATACAACAATATCAAACTAAATCAAAAAGGTGA
- a CDS encoding Lrp/AsnC ligand binding domain-containing protein, which translates to MVATAFILITVAHGMARKVYEQLSKIPGVVQVNAIAGPYDIIAIVQGSDFNAIGKLIIDKIQPIEGIERTLTCNVIEFEQ; encoded by the coding sequence ATGGTAGCAACTGCATTTATCTTAATAACTGTTGCCCATGGTATGGCAAGGAAAGTCTATGAGCAACTCTCAAAAATTCCTGGAGTAGTCCAGGTTAATGCTATTGCCGGACCTTATGATATAATTGCGATTGTCCAAGGTTCTGATTTTAATGCCATCGGCAAATTAATTATTGACAAAATTCAACCAATTGAAGGGATTGAAAGAACTTTAACTTGTAATGTAATTGAATTTGAGCAATAA
- the gltA gene encoding NADPH-dependent glutamate synthase, which produces MPKPSPKKTPMREQPPQERIKNFKEVPFGYTSEEAVLEAQRCLSCKKPPCIGGCPVEIDIPGFISKIAEKDFKSAIRILKQKNVLPAICGRVCPQEDQCEKECVLGKKMEPVAIGRLERFAADWEASQGELEIPAKHPPTGKKVAVVGSGPAGLVFAGDMAQLGYEVVIFEALHKAGGVLVYGIPEFRLPKAIVQREVEYVESLGVKLITSFVVGRTKTVDELLQEFNAVFIGTGAGLPWFMNIPGENLNGIYSANEYLVRANLMKAYLFPEYDTPIVRGRRVAVIGGGNVAMDAARTALRLGAEKSMIIYRRSKTEMPARIEEIHHAEEEGVQFEFLTLPVKYYGDENGWVKEMECIRMELGEPDASGRRRPIAIPNSEFRIPVDTVVVAIGQSPNPLIPQTTPGLQIGKHGNIIADEKTGKTTKKGVFAGGDIVTGAATVILAMGAGRIAARACDEYLKTGIW; this is translated from the coding sequence ATGCCCAAACCAAGTCCTAAAAAAACACCAATGCGAGAACAGCCACCCCAAGAACGAATTAAAAATTTTAAGGAAGTTCCATTTGGCTACACGTCTGAAGAAGCAGTTTTAGAAGCTCAGCGATGTTTATCCTGTAAAAAGCCTCCGTGTATTGGTGGTTGTCCGGTTGAAATTGATATTCCCGGCTTTATTAGTAAAATTGCGGAAAAAGATTTTAAGTCCGCGATAAGAATCCTAAAACAAAAAAATGTTTTACCCGCAATTTGCGGTCGTGTTTGTCCTCAAGAGGACCAATGCGAAAAAGAGTGTGTCTTAGGTAAAAAGATGGAACCGGTGGCGATTGGTCGATTAGAACGTTTTGCCGCTGACTGGGAAGCCAGTCAAGGTGAATTGGAAATTCCGGCGAAACATCCGCCAACAGGTAAAAAGGTTGCAGTTGTCGGTTCAGGTCCTGCAGGCTTAGTTTTTGCTGGTGATATGGCACAATTAGGTTATGAAGTTGTGATATTTGAAGCCTTGCATAAAGCTGGAGGTGTCTTAGTTTATGGTATCCCGGAATTCCGACTGCCTAAGGCAATTGTTCAACGGGAAGTTGAATATGTTGAGAGTCTGGGGGTAAAATTAATTACCAGTTTTGTTGTTGGCCGAACCAAAACTGTTGATGAGTTACTTCAAGAATTTAATGCGGTCTTTATCGGTACTGGTGCTGGACTGCCTTGGTTTATGAATATTCCCGGCGAAAATCTTAACGGTATCTATTCGGCAAATGAATATTTAGTCCGGGCTAATTTGATGAAAGCATATCTATTTCCAGAATACGATACGCCAATTGTTCGGGGCAGAAGAGTTGCCGTTATTGGTGGTGGTAATGTGGCAATGGATGCAGCCAGGACTGCTTTGCGATTAGGTGCAGAAAAATCAATGATTATCTACCGCCGGAGTAAAACTGAAATGCCGGCAAGAATTGAAGAAATTCATCACGCGGAAGAAGAAGGTGTCCAATTCGAATTTTTAACTTTACCCGTTAAATATTACGGTGATGAAAATGGCTGGGTTAAAGAAATGGAATGTATCAGAATGGAACTAGGCGAACCCGATGCTTCAGGTCGCAGAAGGCCGATTGCAATTCCTAATTCTGAATTTAGAATACCGGTTGATACGGTGGTCGTGGCAATTGGTCAAAGCCCGAATCCATTAATACCGCAAACAACCCCTGGTTTACAAATTGGTAAACACGGCAATATTATTGCTGACGAAAAAACAGGTAAAACAACCAAAAAAGGTGTGTTTGCTGGCGGTGATATTGTTACCGGTGCAGCAACAGTTATTTTGGCAATGGGTGCTGGCAGAATTGCAGCCCGTGCCTGTGATGAGTATTTGAAGACAGGTATTTGGTAA
- a CDS encoding sulfide/dihydroorotate dehydrogenase-like FAD/NAD-binding protein produces the protein MFRILSKKVLAPNIKLFEFDAPLIAQKAEPGQFVVLRINETGERIPLTIADAKKDQGILVIVFQEVGKTTKLLGTLNPGDTILDLIGPLGKPSEIEKYGTVVCIGGGVGTPEIFPVARALKQIGNKVISIIGARNKNLIIMENEMKSVSDELYITTDDGSYGEKGFVTDALKKIIEKGEKIDCVFAVGPVIMMKAVSDTTRPYNIKTIVSLNPIMLDATGMCGVCRVEVGGETKFACVDGPEFDGHKVDFDLLMKRLNTYLKEEKESMELFDKQIAGCRCQGR, from the coding sequence ATGTTCCGAATATTATCTAAAAAAGTATTAGCACCAAACATAAAACTATTTGAGTTTGATGCGCCGTTGATTGCGCAGAAAGCCGAACCTGGTCAATTTGTGGTTTTAAGAATTAATGAAACCGGTGAAAGAATTCCCCTTACAATTGCTGATGCCAAAAAAGACCAAGGAATTTTAGTGATTGTATTTCAAGAAGTCGGCAAAACAACTAAATTATTAGGAACCCTTAACCCCGGGGATACGATATTAGATTTAATTGGTCCATTAGGAAAACCATCGGAAATAGAAAAATACGGCACAGTTGTATGCATTGGCGGCGGTGTTGGCACACCGGAAATATTCCCTGTCGCCCGAGCCTTAAAACAAATTGGCAACAAAGTAATCTCAATAATCGGTGCCCGAAATAAAAACCTGATAATAATGGAAAATGAAATGAAATCAGTCTCAGACGAACTTTATATTACAACGGATGATGGCAGTTATGGTGAAAAAGGATTTGTCACTGATGCCTTAAAAAAGATAATCGAGAAAGGTGAAAAGATAGATTGCGTGTTTGCAGTCGGCCCAGTAATTATGATGAAAGCCGTATCAGACACTACTCGTCCCTATAACATCAAAACGATTGTCAGTTTAAATCCAATTATGCTTGATGCTACTGGTATGTGCGGTGTCTGTCGAGTTGAAGTTGGCGGTGAAACTAAGTTTGCTTGTGTTGACGGTCCAGAATTTGATGGCCACAAAGTAGACTTTGATTTACTGATGAAAAGATTGAATACCTATCTAAAAGAAGAAAAAGAATCGATGGAATTATTTGATAAACAGATTGCTGGTTGCAGATGTCAAGGGAGATGA
- a CDS encoding glycosyltransferase family 2 protein: MSHHWYFPFIDSYRILIFISVQMLIALTNIILMKRLEKFPKTSKQPKVSVLVPARNEEKTIAFCFDSLRTQTYPNYEIIVLDDNSEDRTGEILHQIKSEKLTIIKGKPLPEGWIGKSWACYQLSQMATGELLLFTDADTVFSPQTLSCAVSAFVATDADLITAVNRNQVKTFGEQITVPFIVWSVFTILPLAIAYLFPKTKSFSAANGKFMLFKREFYRKIGGHQAVKHSAVEDVELARITKAQGGKWRLFDASHLISSRMYYSFSEALEGFSKNYFALFGYKILIALFVWFWMGLITFHPISNLIKPIITHNFNNIFLCSAVSMLFTIILWLLTSIKFGLPLHIFLLYPIIVIVAIFIGIRSIYLAIINKLVWKGRVLKNIKIRWL; encoded by the coding sequence ATGTCTCATCATTGGTATTTCCCTTTTATTGATTCCTATCGCATCTTAATTTTTATCTCGGTGCAGATGCTAATCGCACTGACCAATATAATATTGATGAAGCGATTAGAAAAATTTCCTAAAACATCTAAACAACCCAAAGTATCCGTTTTAGTTCCGGCCCGAAATGAAGAAAAAACAATTGCTTTTTGTTTCGATTCATTACGGACACAAACTTATCCTAATTATGAAATAATTGTTTTAGATGATAATTCCGAAGACCGCACGGGTGAAATATTGCATCAGATTAAATCAGAAAAATTGACAATTATTAAAGGCAAACCACTACCGGAAGGTTGGATCGGAAAGTCTTGGGCATGTTATCAATTAAGTCAAATGGCGACAGGTGAGTTGCTTTTATTTACTGATGCGGATACCGTTTTTAGTCCTCAAACACTTTCCTGTGCCGTCTCGGCGTTTGTAGCAACCGATGCGGATTTAATCACAGCAGTTAATCGGAATCAAGTAAAGACATTCGGTGAGCAAATTACCGTTCCTTTTATTGTCTGGAGTGTTTTTACAATTTTACCATTAGCAATTGCCTACTTGTTTCCTAAAACAAAATCATTTTCTGCGGCCAATGGGAAGTTTATGCTATTTAAGAGGGAATTTTACCGTAAAATCGGAGGTCACCAAGCAGTGAAACATAGTGCAGTTGAAGATGTCGAATTGGCTCGGATAACAAAAGCGCAAGGAGGCAAATGGCGGTTATTCGATGCTTCACATCTTATATCGAGCCGAATGTACTATAGTTTCTCTGAAGCCTTAGAAGGTTTTTCCAAAAATTATTTTGCATTATTTGGCTATAAGATTTTGATTGCACTATTTGTTTGGTTTTGGATGGGTTTAATTACTTTTCATCCCATTAGTAATTTAATTAAACCAATTATAACACATAATTTCAACAATATTTTCCTCTGTTCTGCGGTCTCAATGCTATTCACAATTATATTATGGTTATTGACCTCGATTAAATTTGGTCTTCCCTTACACATATTTCTTTTATATCCAATAATAGTCATAGTTGCAATATTTATTGGCATACGCTCAATTTATTTGGCAATAATTAATAAATTAGTCTGGAAAGGAAGAGTGCTCAAGAATATTAAAATTCGCTGGCTATGA
- a CDS encoding glycerol-3-phosphate acyltransferase, which produces MAKIIILTISSYFCGTLMFSYWLGKIKKIDIRKIGDGNPGVANAWRTGGWMIGVPSMLLDGLKGFLPVFLVNRVLNINDFRLIPIAIAPVLGHAFSPFLNFQGGKAIMTTFGIWVALTLWEVPTILGLMLLFFKFGLKIKNDTINTIAGMLSVLVYLILRNFSSIMILIFTTNTGIVLIKIWKELKTVSVEDNL; this is translated from the coding sequence TTGGCTAAAATTATTATTTTAACCATAAGCAGTTATTTTTGCGGTACTTTAATGTTTTCATATTGGCTGGGGAAAATTAAAAAAATTGATATTCGCAAAATTGGTGATGGCAACCCTGGTGTTGCTAATGCCTGGAGAACCGGTGGCTGGATGATCGGTGTACCATCAATGTTATTAGACGGTCTTAAAGGTTTTCTGCCGGTCTTTCTTGTTAATCGTGTCTTAAACATAAATGATTTTCGCTTAATTCCCATTGCAATTGCGCCAGTATTAGGACACGCATTTTCTCCATTTTTGAATTTTCAAGGTGGCAAAGCAATAATGACAACTTTTGGTATTTGGGTCGCATTGACCCTTTGGGAAGTTCCGACCATCTTAGGACTAATGCTTTTATTTTTTAAATTCGGATTAAAAATTAAGAATGATACGATAAACACAATTGCTGGTATGCTTAGTGTTTTAGTCTATCTCATTCTTAGAAATTTTTCTTCAATAATGATATTAATTTTCACTACAAACACCGGAATTGTTCTGATTAAAATCTGGAAAGAATTAAAGACGGTTTCAGTAGAAGATAATTTATAA
- a CDS encoding queuosine precursor transporter has protein sequence MVIILIWLVTLTFASIAIPWSIKRYRRSXXVIILIWLVTLTFASIAIPWSIKRYRRSDFAIALYVVYLTLSQIIASKIAAFNLGFKTFYAPAAVLIFPFTFQITDIVNEAFGRYEVHRMIFIAFTTQVIMTLFLWLGTIVPSAPFWQFQESWRNIISLVPRITLASWIAFLVSENIDAVLYAKLRELTKGKFLWIRNVFSDIPSLALDSIIFVSLAFYGVMPIISLIIGQIVLKWIIGVIDTPFMYLSRYMLSRFSVKYRTPLV, from the coding sequence ATGGTTATTATCTTAATTTGGCTTGTAACATTGACATTTGCCAGTATTGCTATTCCATGGTCAATAAAGCGGTACCGTCGGTCNNNNNNNGTTATTATCTTAATTTGGCTTGTAACATTGACATTTGCCAGTATTGCTATTCCATGGTCAATAAAGCGGTACCGTCGGTCCGATTTTGCCATTGCGCTTTATGTCGTATATTTGACATTATCCCAAATCATTGCTAGCAAAATTGCGGCATTTAATTTAGGATTTAAAACATTCTATGCACCTGCTGCGGTATTAATCTTTCCCTTTACCTTCCAAATTACGGATATTGTCAATGAAGCCTTTGGTCGGTATGAGGTTCACCGAATGATTTTTATTGCTTTTACTACTCAAGTAATAATGACTCTTTTTCTTTGGCTGGGAACAATTGTTCCGTCTGCACCGTTTTGGCAGTTTCAGGAATCTTGGCGTAATATTATTTCGCTGGTTCCAAGAATTACTTTGGCAAGTTGGATAGCATTTTTAGTCTCCGAAAACATTGATGCGGTCTTATATGCTAAACTCCGAGAACTGACCAAAGGTAAATTCTTATGGATTAGAAATGTTTTTAGTGATATTCCCAGTTTAGCCTTAGATAGTATCATCTTTGTGAGTTTAGCCTTTTATGGTGTAATGCCTATAATCTCTTTAATCATTGGCCAAATTGTTTTGAAATGGATTATCGGTGTTATCGATACGCCTTTTATGTATCTAAGCCGATATATGTTATCTCGATTTTCTGTTAAATATCGGACACCTTTAGTTTAA